In Felis catus isolate Fca126 chromosome A3, F.catus_Fca126_mat1.0, whole genome shotgun sequence, a single genomic region encodes these proteins:
- the HELZ2 gene encoding helicase with zinc finger domain 2 isoform X1: MASPGSGPPPSSSAAAKELSLARLCAQLDLCLGCSQCTQRLNESTYLLRGVEHGCRHEILLARFKRATKKHVWRKVDRRPSFPRPARYEVCRYYSPGLGCRRHHHQCTFARSPEEALVWTFEREHDVRRLWLKCEVQGSGAQGDPRSPADAIRAEYGGRFQLLCAHCFQGCPPRLCPVDPQGRCPQHGACPSLLTHVSTEGRRRQQVVEVRPQPQYGQPLAYCRSVGRGRPCRHGAARCQYAHSAVEMAVWEAEQLDGLQRRDLLSTPGPGGEEHTAPHRQPPGAKLYCRACLVTCCSQEAFENHCSSLEHAWMVALDPAVPWKHRSPPAGLSEFELCPKSGLCEYGDICTKAHSDQELQEWIQRARNVELREQAAWQEGLVPYQARLLAEYQHSSSEVLVLAGTVDGVFITCSQPLVHRAHEKKTQHSWMFDVCSEEPLLHVALLKQELGADFSLVAPCLPPGRLYARGERFRVPAASLARFQVEVRVQSTSFGSFEQWVVFDFGRRPALLRKLVLQLGQAQGPGLRGEPARGRPEELQRWHGGSRHVVPGVERTAEQVALLAKYKVPDLALDFSPGGLAPGPISCTNYRQRMHQFLYEEEAVRQELVAKLNFRGPVPLRTVLETPALGMVFPPPGALYAEVPTPSPLTPDTDRGFLLSRAVRTALVAPVPAPDDTVFEARLEARAGSERALWLLLPARCCAALGLQPDTSPVLEVQFQVDPLTFRFWHQAVDALPEERLVVPHLPACELPRPLPALPVLRGNQKQKLAVAFIAGSSPGGERPVAPLLLYGPFGTGKTYTLAVASLEVIRQPRTKVLICTHTNSAADIYIEEHFHGHVSSGHPEATPLRVMYTDRPPSQTDAATLRYCCLTEDGRAFRLPTRAELERHRIVITTTSQARELRVPAGFFSHILIDEAAQMLECEALTPLRYATPRTRVVLAGDHMQVAPKLFSVAPGQAAGHTLLYRLFQHYQQEAHEVARRSRVIFHQNYRSTEAILSFVSRHFYVAKGSPIHASGKVPRHPQHYPLAFCHVAGNPERDASRTSWLNTAEIAQVIAKVQEIYASWPHCWGRREQRHICVVSHGAQVSALRQELRKRDLGQVSVGSFEVLPGREFRVVVLSTVHSPHSLRSPEAPALGFFTDARVLNTVMTRAQSQLVAVGDAVALCSFGACSKLWKSFICECVKHRSVCPEGLSLGHIEQAVVHRRHWALGAEPMLAAVAQGTVPQEGAAEGPATARTAVEKVEPGAVAQGGTFLPGTTAAAGDTATQAAEAGDTASGSVAGGRPAAGDTEVEDTTSAESSARGDVAPGDAGAGLMATEGRDPEDPEDSESDFWPDSELNADDSILQELLDEGRNVMVTVREDGLLDTVAGSESPHQAWGYTNLPRAKLRKLLRSQPERYRHCAFVQETFERATAVPLDGVDPGPIQVRGRLRCGMAFSGDEVLVEVLGGDRGTSGRLQGRVVGVLKRKHRELVFVCRMDEWDPRIMTPIDGSVTKIFVAELKDPLRVPIHRVLQGRVQRVGHERLTAEARGSRLFRVRIVLWRQRFYYPLGIVLEVLPEASTWERGLRVLDLEHGLGEPSPEPASTCRASKKHRAPGRREDCRGFLTFTVDPQGARYLDDALSVRDLGPRYEVAVHIADVASSVPRDGALDVEARRRGTAFYAPDREPVPMLPDSLCQDVLSLLPGQDRLAISLFLTVEKGSDQLKSLRFAPSVIRSDRQLSYEEAECAIKRHPGAGWELPAQLDSVDACVAAACHLSRVLRRHRLQTDSHYEQPTEDCALGFRAAHVMVKEYMIQFNSLVAELLVSSERTRTVTPLRWQPAPSDCQLAALREKHGQLVPLSLHLRHHLGGCGPPPPRLYLLASLWRHVQLAARAHDGDRLADLVTTDDVHPPLAPVGLDLRKALGRSVFGRSREGGRPVAGHYALQVDCYTWATSPIRRYLDVVLQRLILLALGHGGSAYSARDIGGLCHEFSYQHGRAQSYQRRARSLHLAVQLKTQSRSKLGFVVDLEAGARCFKLLFPANRETLPDPCPVFYRALQLAEHPCCLARRPGLRLSWRRRVYSVQEGRPCSPPPGTLLDPHTWPVDADLWQQLLRLVEEQRWPQAAALVQERGAAEPQRRELGRVRRSHCGHFVEVARELGAGDTLQVQLSATLQRGFLAPTLQLWTVAPGLTLCLEHVERPGDCFSGQMPQAGRDRCSDVGEHCRVWGPFCSLEAATSAVSENDSVTLQHVRISWERTAQGRLRGAFCLETSFLSEHCTDLSFRHCYLCVRLEGLPAGAGAGPGQPPPAAPSSRPSSLGPFLSIDPDTYTWVAHGLTEDWDLRESQADRQEIPKQVHFSIQHMAMEKVPEEVLRPGTPFTVEVLPKQLPDIRKEEAVCGLKDASPLVISIALGQPIPPHCQQTLCRGTYGRLLEKQTFDLPGGRHTLNPSQNGAIREALKKQFTVIQGPPGAGKTVVGFHIVFWFHKSNEEQVGACAPPSEEKQPGGPCILYCGPSNKSVDVLAGLLLSRRTELKPLRVYSEQAEAADFPMPGVGGRGLPKKSPREGSPNQTLRSITLHHRIRQASNPYAPDIRALDARLQKGEIFSKEDLSWYRNVLGKARKFELDRHTVILCTCSCAALASLKKLNVRQILIDEAGMATEPETLIPLVKFSKAEKVVLLGDHKQLRPVVKNEQLQNLGLDRSLFERYHTEAYMLDIQYRMHEGICTFPSMEFYNGKLKTWQGLRRPPSVLGHIDKESCPVIFGHVQGHEQSLLVSTDEGNENSKANLEEVTEVVRIAKQMTLGRTVDPKDIAVLTPYNAQAAEISKSLLREGVAGVTVCSISKSQGSEWRYVLVSTVRTCQESDLDQRPTKSWLKKFLGFVVDPNQVNVAITRAQEGLCLIGDHRLLRCCPLWRRFLDFCEAQHSLVPANQVRVRKRPAVSP, from the exons ATGGCGTCCCCCGGGTCTGGCCCACCACCCAGCAGCTCGGCGGCCGCCAAGGAGCTGTCCCTGGCCAGGCTGTGCGCCCAACTGGACCTGTGTCTGGGCTGCTCCCAGTGCACTCAGCGGCTCAACGAGAGCACCTACCTCCTGCGCGGGGTAGAGCACGGCTGTCGCCACGAGATCCTGCTGGCCCGCTTCAAGCGAGCCACCAAAAAGCACGTCTGGCGCAAGGTGGACCGCCGGCCCAGCTTCCCGCGGCCTGCCCGCTACGAAGTGTGCCGCTACTACAGCCCGGGGCTGGGCTGCCGGCGCCACCACCACCAGTGCACGTTTGCCCGGAGCCCGGAGGAGGCGCTGGTCTGGACCTTCGAGCGCGAGCACGACGTCCGGCGTCTGTGGCTCAAGTGCGAGGTGCAGGGCAGCGGGGCCCAGGGCGACCCGCGCAGCCCGGCCGACGCCATCCGTGCCGAGTACGGCGGCCGCTTCCAGCTGCTCTGTGCCCACTGCTTCCAAGGCTGCCCGCCACGCCTCTGCCCCGTGGACCCCCAGGGGCGGTGcccccagcacggagcctgccctTCGCTCCTGACCCACGTGAGCACCGAGGGCCGCCGCAGGCAGCAGGTGGTGGAGGTGCGGCCGCAGCCCCAGTACGGCCAGCCCCTGGCCTACTGCAGGTCCGTGGGGCGCGGGCGGCCCTGCCGGCACGGGGCGGCCCGCTGCCAGTACGCACACAGCGCCGTGGAGATGGCCGTGTGGGAGGCAGAGCAGCTGGACGGGCTCCAGAGGCGGGACCTGCTCTCGACCCCCGGCCCCGGCGGGGAGGAGCACACGGCTCCCCACCGCCAGCCCCCGGGAGCCAAGCTGTACTGCCGCGCCTGCCTGGTCACCTGCTGCTCCCAGGAggcctttgagaaccactgctcatCCCTGGAGCACGCGTGGATGGTGGCCTTGGACCCGGCCGTGCCCTGGAAACACCGCAGCCCGCCTGCCGGGCTCTCCGAGTTTGAGCTCTGCCCGAA ATCCGGCCTCTGTGAGTACGGGGACATCTGCACCAAGGCGCATTCAGACCAGGAGCTTCAGGAGTGGATCCAGCGGGCACGGAACGTGGAGCTGCGGGAGCAGGCCGCGTGGCAGGAGGGGCTGGTGCCTTACCAGGCGCGGCTGCTAGCCGAGTACCAGCACAGCAGCAGTGAGGTCCTCGTG CTGGCCGGGACCGTGGACGGCGTGTTCATCACCTGCAGCCAGCCCTTGGTGCATCGGGCCCATGAGAAGAAAACGCAGCACAGCTGGATGTTCGACGTCTGCTCTGAG gagcccctgctgcaCGTGGCGCTACTCAAGCAGGAGCTGGGAGCAGACTTCTCGCTGGTGGCGCCCTGCCTCCCGCCGGGCCGGCTCTACGCACGGGGCGAGCGCTTCCGCGTGCCGGCGGCCTCGCTGGCCAGGTTCCAGGTGGAGGTGCGCGTGCAGAGCACCTCCTTCGGCTCCTTCGAGCAGTGGGTGGTCTTCGACTTTGGCCGCAGGCCGGCGCTGCTGCGGAAGCTGGTGCTGCAGCTGGGCCAGGCGCAGGGCCCGGGGCTCCGGGGGGAGCCGGCACGCGGCCGCCCCGAGGAGCTGCAGCGCTGGCATGGCGGCAGCCGCCACGTGGTGCCTGGCGTGGAGCGGACCGCCGAGCAGGTGGCCCTGCTGGCCAAGTACAAGGTGCCTGACCTGGCCCTCGACTTCAGCCCCGGCGGCCTGGCCCCAGGCCCCATCTCCTGCACCAACTACCGGCAGAGGATGCACCAGTTTCTCTACGAGGAGGAAGCCGTTCGGCAAGAGCTGGTGGCCAA GCTGAACTTCCGGGGCCCGGTGCCCCTGAGGACAGTACTGGAGACGCCGGCCCTGGGCATGGTCTTCCCGCCGCCGGGGGCCCTCTACGCCGAGGTGCCCACGCCCTCCCCTCTGACGCCAGACACAGACCGGGGCTTTCTGCTGAGCCGGGCGGTCCGCACCGCCCTGGTGGCCCCCGTGCCCGCCCCTGACGACACGGTGTTCGAAGCGCGGCTGGAGGCCCGGGCCGGCTCGGAGAGGGCGCTGTGGCTGCTGCTGCCGGCCCGCTGCTGCGCGGCCCTGGGCCTGCAGCCCGACACCAGCCCCGTCCTGGAGGTGCAGTTCCAGGTCGACCCGCTGACCTTCCGCTTCTGGCACCAGGCGGTGGACGCGCTGCCTGAGGAGCGCCTGGTGGTGCCCCACCTGCCGGCCTGTGAGCTGCCGCGCCCCCTGCCCGCCCTGCCCGTGCTGCGCGGCAACCAGAAGCAGAAGTTGGCCGTGGCGTTCATTGCGGGCAGCAGCCCCGGGGGCGAGCGGCCCGTCGCCCCGCTGCTGCTCTACGGCCCTTTCGGCACCGGCAAGACCTACACGCTGGCCGTGGCCTCCCTGGAGGTCATCCGGCAGCCGCGCACCAAGGTGCTCATCTGCACGCACACCAACAG TGCGGCCGACATCTACATCGAGGAGCATTTCCATGGCCACGTCAGCAGCGGCCACCCTGAGGCCACCCCGCTGCGGGTGATGTACACGGACCGCCCGCCCAGCCAGACGGACGCGGCCACGCTGCGGTACTGCTGCCTGACGGAGGACGGCCGGGCCTTTCGCCTCCCAACGCGGGCGGAGCTGGAGAGGCACCGCATCGTCATCACCACCACCTCCCAGGCCCGCGAGCTCAGGGTGCCTGCCGGCTTCTTCTCGCACATCCTCATCGACGAGGCCGCCCAGATGCTGGAGTGCGAGGCCCTCACCCCGCTGCGCTACGCCACGCCCCGCACCCGCGTGGTGCTGGCCGGCGACCACATGCAGGTCGCGCCCAAGCTCTTCAGCGTGGCCCCGGGCCAGGCGGCCGGGCACACGCTGCTGTACCGCCTCTTCCAGCACTACCAGCAGGAGGCGCACGAGGTGGCCCGGCGCAGCCGCGTCATCTTCCACCAGAACTACCGCAGCACCGAGGCCATCCTCAGCTTCGTCTCACGTCACTTCTACGTGGCCAAGGGCAGCCCCATCCACGCCAGTGGCAAGGTTCCTCGCCACCCCCAGCACTACCCGCTCGCGTTCTGCCACGTGGCGGGCAACCCTGAGCGTGACGCGTCAAGGACGTCCTGGCTCAACACAGCCGAGATTGCCCAGGTCATCGCCAAGGTGCAGGAGATCTATGCCTCCTGGCCCCACTGCTGGGGCCGCCGGGAGCAGAGGCACATCTGTGTGGTGTCCCACGGCGCCCAG GTGAGCGCGCTAAGGCAGGAGCTGAGGAAGAGGGACTTGGGCCAGGTGTCCGTGGGCAGCTTCGAGGTCCTGCCAg GGCGCGAATTCCGGGTGGTGGTGCTGAGCACCGTGCACAGCCCGCACAGCCTGCGGAGCCCCGAGGCCCCTGCCCTGGGCTTCTTCACGGACGCCCGCGTGCTCAACACCGTCATGACCCGCGCCCAGTCCCAGCTGGTGGCTGTGGGTGACGCCGTGGCCCTCTGCTCCTTCGGGGCCTGCAGCAAGTTGTGGAAGAGCTTCATCTGTGAGTGTGTGAAGCATCGCAGCGTCTGCCCCGAGGGCCTGTCGCTGGGGCACATCGAGCAGGCCGTGGTCCACAGGCGGCACTGGGCCCTCGGAGCAGAGCCAATGCTGGCAGCTGTGGCGCAGGGCACTGTCCCCCAGGAGGGGGCAGCCGAGGGCCCAGCTACAGCGCGCACAGCCGTGGAAAAGGTGGAGCCGGGGGCGGTGGCCCAAGGCGGTACCTTCCTGCCCGGGACCACGGCGGCGGCGGGAGACACGGCCACACAGGCGGCAGAGGCTGGGGATACAGCGTCGGGGTCTGTGGCCGGGGGGCGCCCGGCAGCGGGGGACACGGAGGTGGAGGACACGACATCAGCAGAGAGCTCAGCGAGGGGCGACGTGGCCCCCGGGGATGCGGGAGCAGGGCTGATGGCCACGGAAGGCAGGGACCCCGAGGACCCTGAGGACTCCGAGTCCGACTTCTGGCCTGACAGCGAGCTCAACGCCGATGACTCCATCCTGCAGGAGCTCCTGGACGAAGGCCGGAACGTGATGGTGACCGTCCGGGAAGATGGGCTTCTGGACACCGTGGCCGGGTCCGAGTCCCCGCACCAGGCCTGGGGGTACACGAACCTGCCGCGGGCCAAGCTGCGGAAGCTTCTCCGCTCGCAGCCCGAGCGGTACCGCCACTGTGCCTTCGTGCAGGAGACCTTCGAGCGGGCGACGGCCGTCCCGCTGGACGGCGTGGACCCCGGCCCCATCCAGGTCAGGGGCCGCTTGCGCTGTGGGATGGCCTTCAGCGGGGACGAGGTGCTGGTGGAGGTCCTGGGCGGAGACAGAGGCACCTCGGGGAGGCTGCAGGGCCGCGTGGTGGGCGTGCTGAAGAGGAAGCACCGGGAGCTGGTGTTCGTGTGCCGCATGGACGAGTGGGACCCCCGCATCATGACCCCCATCGACGGCTCCGTGACGAAGATCTTCGTGGCCGAGCTGAAAGACCCCCTGCGGGTGCCCATCCACCGCGTCCTGCAGGGCCGCGTGCAGCGCGTGGGGCACGAGCGGCTCACCGCCGAGGCGCGGGGCAGCCGGCTCTTCCGAGTGCGCATCGTCCTGTGGCGGCAGCGTTTCTATTACCCGCTGGGCATCGTCCTGGAGGTGCTGCCCGAGGCCAGCACCTGGGAGCGGGGCCTCCGCGTCCTGGACCTGGAGCACGGCCTGGGGGAGCCCTCGCCAGAGCCGGCCTCCACCTGCAGGGCCTCGAAGAAGCACCGGGCACCCGGCCGCCGGGAGGACTGCCGCGGCTTCCTGACCTTCACCGTGGACCCCCAGGGCGCCCGCTACCTGGATGACGCCCTCAGCGTCCGAGATCTGGGCCCCAGGTACGAAGTGGCCGTGCACATCGCTGACGTGGCCAGCTCTGTCCCCAGGGACGGGGCTCTGGACGTGGAGGCCCGCAGGCGGGGCACCGCGTTCTACGCCCCCGACCGGGAGCCGGTGCCCATGCTGCCCGACAGCCTCTGCCAGGATGTGCTCAGCCTCCTGCCGGGCCAGGACCGCTTGgccatctccctcttcctcaccGTTGAGAAGGGCAGCGACCAGCTCAAAAGCCTGCGCTTCGCGCCCTCCGTGATCCGCTCCGACCGCCAGCTGTCGTACGAGGAGGCCGAGTGCGCCATCAAGAGGCACCCGGGTGCGGGCTGGGAGCTGCCGGCCCAGCTGGACTCCGTGGATGCCTGCGTCGCGGCCGCGTGCCACTTGTCCCGGGTGCTGCGCCGGCACCGCCTGCAGACGGACTCCCACTACGAGCAGCCGACCGAGGACTGCGCGCTGGGCTTCCGTGCGGCCCACGTCATGGTCAAAGAGTACATGATCCAGTTCAACAGCCTGGTGGCCGAGCTCCTGGTGAGCAGCGAGCGCACGCGGACGGTCACGCCGCTGCGCTGGCAGCCCGCGCCCAGCGACTGCCAGCTCGCGGCGCTGCGCGAGAAGCACGGGCAGCTGGTGCCCCTGTCGCTGCACCTCCGCCACCACCTGGGGGGCTGCGGCCCCCCCCCGCCGCGGCTCTACCTCCTGGCCTCCCTGTGGAGGCACGTCCAGCTCGCAGCCCGCGCCCACGACGGTGACCGCCTGGCGGACCTCGTCACCACGGACGACGTGCACCCGCCTCTGGCGCCCGTGGGCCTCGACCTCCGCAAGGCCCTGGGCCGCTCCGTGTTCGGCCGTTCCCGCGAGGGTGGACGGCCGGTGGCCGGCCACTACGCGCTGCAGGTGGACTGCTACACGTGGGCCACCTCCCCCATCCGCAGGTACCTGGACGTGGTGCTGCAGCGGCTGATCCTGCTGGCGCTGGGCCACGGCGGCTCCGCCTACTCCGCCCGGGACATCGGCGGGCTGTGCCACGAGTTCAGCTACCAGCACGGGCGCGCCCAGAGCTACCAGCGCCGGGCCCGGAGCCTGCACCTGGCGGTACAGCTCAAGACCCAGTCGCGCAGCAAGCTGGGCTTCGTGGTGGACCTGGAGGCGGGCGCCCGCTGCTTCAAGCTGCTCTTCCCAGCCAACCGCGAGACCCTGCCCGACCCCTGCCCTGTCTTCTACCGCGCCCTGCAGCTGGCCGAGCACCCCTGCTGCCTGGCGAGGCGGCCGGGCCTGCGGCTTTCGTGGCGGCGCCGCGTCTACTCGGTGCAGGAGGGCAGGCCGTGCTCCCCGCCGCCCGGCACCCTGCTGGACCCGCACACCTGGCCTGTGGACGCCGACCTGTGGCAACAGCTGCTGCGGCTGGTGGAGGAGCAGCGGTGGCCCCAGGCGGCCGCCCTGGTGCAGGAGCGAGGTGCGGCGGAGCCCCAGCGGCGGGAGCTGGGGCGGGTGCGGCGGAGCCACTGTGGCCACTTTGTGGAGGTGGCCCGGGAGCTGGGCGCGGGGGACACGCTGCAGGTGCAGCTCAGCGCCACCCTGCAGCGCGGGTTCCTGGCACCGACCCTGCAGCTGTGGACTGTGGCCCCTGGCCTCACCCTCTGCCTGGAGCACGTGGAGAGGCCAGGCGACTGCTTCTCGGGCCAGATGCCCCAGGCGGGGCGGGACCGGTGTTCGGACGTGGGCGAGCACTGCCGCGTGTGGGGGCCCTTCTGCTCCCTGGAGGCGGCCACCAGCGCGGTCTCGGAGAATGACTCGGTCACGCTGCAGCACGTGCGCATATCCTGGGAGCGCACGGCGCAGGGGCGGCTGCGGGGCGCCTTCTGCCTGGAAACCTCCTTCCTCAGCGAGCACTGTACCGACCTCAGCTTCAGGCACTGCTACCTGTGCGTCCGGCTCGAGGGGCTGCCGGCTGGGGCCGGTGCTGGACCCGGCCAGCCTCCCCCGGCCGCCCCGTCCTCCAGGCCCAGCAGCCTCGGGCCCTTCCTGAGCATCGACCCCGACACGTACACGTGGGTGGCCCACGGGCTGACAGAAGACTGGGACCTGAGAGAGAGCCAGGCGGACCGGCAGGAGATCCCCAAGCAGGTGCACTTCTCCATCCAGCACATGGCCATGGAGAAGGTTCCAGAAGAGGTGCTGAGGCCTGGCACCCCATTCACCGTCGAGGTGCTGCCCAAGCAGCTTCCTGACAT CCGCAAGGAAGAAGCCGTGTGTGGGCTGAAGGACGCGTCCCCGCTGGTCATCAGCATTGCCCTGGGCCAGCCCATCCCTCCGCACTGCCAGCAGACCCTCTGCCGGG GGACCTACGGCAGGCTCCTGGAGAAACAGACGTTCGACCTCCCCGGAGGCCGCCACACGCTGAACCCCAGCCAGAATGGGGCCATCAGGGAGGCTCTGAAGAAGCAGTTCACTGTGATCCAGGGCCCTCCAG GCGCAGGGAAGACGGTGGTGGGCTTCCACATTGTGTTCTGGTTTCACAAGTCAAACGAGGAGCAGGTGGGGGCCTGTGCCCCCCCCAGTGAGGAGAAGCAGCCGGGGGGCCCCTGCATCTTGTACTGCGGCCCCTCTAACAAGTCGGTGGACGTCCTGGCAG GACTGCTCCTGAGCAGGAGAACGGAGCTGAAGCCCCTTCGAGTGTACAGTGAGCAGGCGGAGGCTGCAGACTTCCCGATGCCGGGTGTGGGCGGCAGGGGTCTGCCCAAGAAGAGCCCTCGGGAGGGCAGTCCCAACCAGACTCTCAG gAGCATCACCCTGCACCACAGGATCCGGCAGGCTTCCAACCCCTATGCACCAGACATCAGGGCGCTTGACGCCCGGCTGCAGAAAGGGGAGATCTTTTCCAAGGAGGATCTCAGCTG GTACAGGAATGTCCTGGGGAAGGCACGGAAGTTCGAGCTGGACCGGCACACAGTCATCCTGTGCACGTGCTCATGCGCGGCCCTGGCCAGCCTCAAGAAGCTCAACGTCCGGCAGATCCTTATCGACGAGGCCGGCATGGCCACAGAGCCTGAGACCCTCATCCCGCTGGTGAAGTTCTCGAAGGCTGAGAAG GTGGTTCTTCTCGGGGACCACAAGCAGCTGCGGCCTGTGGTCAAGAACGAGCAGCTGCAAAATCTGGGGCTGGACCGGTCTCTCTTCGAGAGGTACCACACGGAGGCCTACATGTTGGACATACAGTACCGCATG CACGAGGGCATCTGTACCTTCCCGTCCATGGAGTTCTACAATGGGAAGCTGAAGACCTGGCAGGGCCTGAGGCGGCCACCCAGCGTCCTCGGCCACATTGACAAGGAGAGCTGCCCTGTCATTTTTGGCCACGTGCAAGGCCATGAACAGAGCCTACTGGTGTCCACAGATGAAGGGAATGAAAACTCCAAGGCCAACCTGGAGGAGGTAACAGAGGTG GTCCGCATTGCCAAACAGATGACCCTGGGCAGGACAGTGGACCCCAAGGACATCGCAGTTCTCACTCCCTACAACGCTCAGGCTGCGGAGATCAGCAAGAGTCTCCTGCGGGAGGGTGTCGCTGGAGTGACTGTGTGCTCCATCTCCAAGAGCCAGG GAAGCGAGTGGCGCTACGTGCTGGTGAGCACGGTCCGCACGTGCCAGGAAAGTGACCTGGACCAGCGGCCGACTAAGAGCTGGCTTAAGAAGTTCCTGGGCTTTGTTGTGGACCCCAACCAAGTGAACGTGGCCATCACCCGGGCCCAAGAGGGGCTCTGCCTCATCG gagACCACCGCCTCCTGCGTTGTTGCCCTCTCTGGCGTAGATTCCTGGACTTCTGCGAGGCCCAGCACAGCCTTGTGCCCGCCAACCAGGTGCGAGTTCGGAAGAGGCCAGCCGTGTCTCCCTGA